TGCGCCCTGCGCTACTTCAAGGACGACCGGGGCCACACGCTCGTCGAGCGCGGGCTCGAGCAGGTGCGCGGCGGCGTCGGGCGCCAGACGGTGCTGCGCATCCTGGCGGTGACCTTCGCGATGCACGCGATCATGTTCGTCACCTACAACCTGCCCAACGCCTTCGTCGGGGCGCACTCGCGGCCGTGGCCGGAGGACCTGCAGAAGCGCTCCTACCTGACCAACGGCGTCTGCGGCGACGGGACCGACCGGCTCTGCCCGGGGCCGGGCGTGCCCAACGCCAGAGGCAACAGCGCGGCCTACCTCGACACCCAGGGCCGGCTCGTCCTGCCGCCCGGCACCGAGCTGCCGCGGCTGGTGCCCTTCGACCGCGGGGCGCCCGGCGGCACCGACTGACGCGCTAGCGCAGCTCGCGCTTGAGGACCTTGCCCGTCGGGTTGCGCGGCAGCTCGTCCAGCAGCACGACGTCGCGGGGGACCTTGAAGCGGGCGAGGCGGTCGCGGACGTGCGCCCGCAGCTCGTCGTCGGTGGCGCTCGCACCGGCGGTCAGGACGACGTAGGCCCGCAGGCGCTGGCCGAACTCCTCGTCCTCGACGCCGACGACCGTCGCCTCGGCCACGTCCGGGTGTGCCACGAGCACCTCCTCGACCTCGCCGGGGAAGACGTTCTCGCCGCCCGAGACGATCATGTCGTCGCTGCGGCCGTCGATGAACAGGCGTCCCTGCGCGTCGAAGTGGCCGACGTCGCCCGTGTCGAGCAGGCCGCGGACGATCGCCTTGCCCCCGCCGCCGGTGTAGCCCTCGAACGGCGAGGTGGTGCCGACGAAGACGCGGCCGGTCCGGCCGGTCGGCACCGGCTCGTCGTCGTCGCCGAGGACCTCGACGCGCGCGCCCAGCGCCGGCCGGCCGACGGTGGTCGGCGCGGCGCGCAGGTCGGCCGGCGTGGCGAGCGTGGCGACCGCCACCTCGGTCGAGCCGTAGAGGTCGTAGACGACGTCGCCGAGGGCGTCCATGGCGCGCTCGGCCACCGCCGTCGGCAGCTTCGAGCCGGCGCAGAAGACGACCCGCAGCGCCGCCAGGTCGCGGTCGCGCAGCGCGTCGTCGCCCAGCGCGAGCAGGCGCTGGAGCATGACGGGCACGAGCACGGCGGTCGTGGCGCGGTGGCGCTCGAGGTCGTCGAGGAGTCGGGCCGCGTCGAACTGGCGGCGCAGCACGACCTTCGACCCGAGGCCGATCGACAGCAGCGCGAGGGCCAGGCCGGTGCCGTGGTAGAGCGGCGGGCCGACGACCGTCGCCTCCTTCGCGCGCATCGGCAGGCGGTCCAGCAGCGCGCCCGGGATCGTGAAGCCGCGCGGGTCGGGCCGCGGGGCGCCCTTCGGAGTGCCGGTCGTGCCGCTGGTCAGCAGGACGATCCGCCCTGGCCTGGACGGTGGCGCGCCCCCACCGGCGGTGCCCGTGGCGATGAGCGCGTCGAGCTCGTCGGCGTCCGGGTCGTCGACGGCGCACGCGACGCGGCCGTGGGACGGGTCGACGCCGGCCGCGACATCGCCGAGCTCGCGGTCGTGGACGAGCAGCTCGACGCCCTCGCGCCCGGCGACCTCCGCGGCCTGCGGCGCCGAGAACGCCGTGTTGAGCCAGACGACGGTCGCCCCGATGCGCGAGCCCGCGAACGCGGCGATGAGCGGCTGGCGGTGGTTGCGGCAGAGGATCCCGATGGTCGAGCCCTCCCCCAGACCGCGGGCGCGCAGCGCGTGCGCGAGGCGGTCGATGCGCGCGTCGAGCTCGCCGAGGGAGAGCTCGCCGCGCTCGTCGGCCACGATGGGCACGTCGCCGTGGCGCAGCAGCGCGATGCGCACGGCACCGCCGAACGCGCCCAGGTCGCGCACGGTGCGCAACGCCGCGACGACGGTCCACGGCGCCTCGACGCCGATCATGCCCGCCCGCGCGAGGACGGCGAGCGAGCGGGCCTCGAGCCACGCCCGCCGGGCGGGCGCCGGCACCGGGAGGTCGACCGGCAGCCGCGTCACAGCCCCATCGTCCGGCCGATGAGCTCCTTCATGATCTCGTTCGTGCCGGCGTAGATCCGGCCGACGCGCGCATCGACCCACGCCTTGCCGATCGCGTACTCGGTCGTGTAGCCGTAGCCGCCGTGGAGCTGGACGCCGACGTCGGTGACCTCGCTGAGCAGGTCGGTCGTCCACCACTTCGCCATCGCC
The DNA window shown above is from Conexibacter sp. SYSU D00693 and carries:
- a CDS encoding AMP-binding protein; translation: MTRLPVDLPVPAPARRAWLEARSLAVLARAGMIGVEAPWTVVAALRTVRDLGAFGGAVRIALLRHGDVPIVADERGELSLGELDARIDRLAHALRARGLGEGSTIGILCRNHRQPLIAAFAGSRIGATVVWLNTAFSAPQAAEVAGREGVELLVHDRELGDVAAGVDPSHGRVACAVDDPDADELDALIATGTAGGGAPPSRPGRIVLLTSGTTGTPKGAPRPDPRGFTIPGALLDRLPMRAKEATVVGPPLYHGTGLALALLSIGLGSKVVLRRQFDAARLLDDLERHRATTAVLVPVMLQRLLALGDDALRDRDLAALRVVFCAGSKLPTAVAERAMDALGDVVYDLYGSTEVAVATLATPADLRAAPTTVGRPALGARVEVLGDDDEPVPTGRTGRVFVGTTSPFEGYTGGGGKAIVRGLLDTGDVGHFDAQGRLFIDGRSDDMIVSGGENVFPGEVEEVLVAHPDVAEATVVGVEDEEFGQRLRAYVVLTAGASATDDELRAHVRDRLARFKVPRDVVLLDELPRNPTGKVLKRELR